A stretch of Larus michahellis chromosome Z, bLarMic1.1, whole genome shotgun sequence DNA encodes these proteins:
- the CARTPT gene encoding cocaine- and amphetamine-regulated transcript protein — protein sequence MESCRALALCAVAAALLLGARGQGPTPLRRGRDLGVPGGGGGASREKELIEALQEVLEKLKSKRVPHYEKKFGQVPMCDAGEQCAVRKGARIGKLCDCPRGTSCNSFLLKCL from the exons ATGGAGAGCTGCCGGGCGCTGGCGCTCTGCGCCGTGgcggccgcgctgctgctgggcgCCCGCGGGCAGGGGCCCACCCCGCTGCGCCGCGGACGCGACCTGGGcgtccccggcggcggcggcggcgcctcccgAGAGAAGGAGCTG ATCGAGGCgctgcaggaggtgctggagaagCTGAAGAGCAAGCGGGTGCCGCACTACGAGAAGAAGTTCGGGCAGGTGCCCATG tGCGACGCCGGGGAGCAGTGCGCCGTGAGGAAGGGGGCCCGCATCGGGAAGCTCTGCGACTGCCCCCGGGGCACTTCGTgcaactccttcctcctcaagtgCCTGTAA